A genomic region of Leptolyngbya sp. NIES-2104 contains the following coding sequences:
- a CDS encoding DMT family transporter gives MIWLAFAILTAFFESLKDVSSKHSLKNLDVYIVAWVANIFAVIFLIPLLLLAGIPKIEPQFWIALLIGGSLNVVSFTLYIRALQVADLSLTVPLVTLTPLFLLVTSPLIVHENPTFTDAIGIFLIVVGSYVLNLRERKNGYFAPLRALFRNQGSRFMLMVAFIWSITSNFDKVGVVHSSPLLWSTALYSYLAVGMFPIALFNSRHKFHQIFPNLKPLMVIGFFHAIAITFQMIAVTYTLVTQVIAVKRMSALISVLFGHFLFHERGLRERLFGATIMVLGVIVMTLF, from the coding sequence ATGATTTGGTTAGCATTTGCAATTTTAACGGCTTTCTTTGAGTCTTTGAAGGATGTTTCTAGTAAACACAGTCTCAAAAATCTAGATGTTTACATTGTTGCTTGGGTTGCAAATATCTTTGCTGTAATTTTTCTGATCCCATTACTGCTATTGGCTGGAATTCCCAAGATAGAACCTCAGTTTTGGATAGCATTGCTGATTGGTGGTAGTTTGAATGTGGTTTCCTTTACGCTCTATATTCGTGCGCTTCAGGTTGCAGATTTATCATTAACGGTTCCACTAGTAACGCTCACACCGTTGTTTCTTTTGGTCACTTCACCGTTGATCGTGCATGAAAATCCGACGTTTACCGATGCGATCGGGATTTTTCTCATTGTGGTTGGCTCTTATGTGTTGAACTTACGAGAGCGTAAAAATGGGTACTTTGCACCCTTGAGAGCTTTGTTTCGCAATCAAGGCAGTCGCTTTATGTTGATGGTTGCATTTATCTGGAGCATTACTTCAAACTTCGACAAAGTGGGTGTAGTTCACTCCTCACCGTTGCTTTGGTCTACGGCTTTGTATAGCTATTTAGCAGTGGGAATGTTTCCGATCGCGCTTTTCAACTCCCGCCACAAGTTCCATCAAATCTTCCCTAATCTTAAACCGTTGATGGTGATCGGATTCTTTCATGCGATCGCGATTACATTTCAAATGATTGCTGTCACTTATACCTTGGTTACACAAGTAATTGCAGTCAAACGGATGAGCGCTTTAATCAGTGTTTTATTCGGACACTTCCTCTTTCATGAACGAGGATTACGAGAGCGATTATTCGGAGCCACGATCATGGTATTGGGCGTAATTGTGATGACCTTGTTCTAA
- a CDS encoding phosphodiester glycosidase family protein has protein sequence MIRWLSSVPGSFLVTATCTLFTCAILFPRLSIAPEPVAIPIAVASTERSGIARPISVIKKTIEGVPIRVATIDLTDPKTFISIGLANRATQANSSRSTRGDEPFEAMVRRHKAAVTVSGTFFSMDAQKRVMGNMVAGGRILKYSPWENYGTTLGIRRGNRPEMITARTEGKPQWDQHWFSLTAGPRLLKQGKISIHPKQEGFSDPAVSGVALRAAIGFPENGNRLYLVTFHKPITLEKEAAILRSIGAYEAMNLDGGTSVALAVGNRIIKPAGRELTNVITVYDSRFPAPEELKRSWVEFQESNPVPLQFK, from the coding sequence ATGATTCGCTGGTTGTCGTCTGTTCCCGGTAGCTTCTTAGTTACAGCGACCTGTACGCTCTTTACTTGTGCAATCCTGTTTCCTCGGCTCTCGATCGCACCCGAACCTGTTGCGATCCCGATCGCGGTTGCAAGCACTGAACGTTCTGGAATTGCTCGCCCGATCTCGGTAATTAAAAAGACGATCGAAGGTGTTCCGATTCGAGTTGCGACAATCGATCTCACTGATCCCAAAACCTTTATCAGCATCGGACTTGCAAACCGGGCAACTCAGGCGAATAGTTCTCGATCGACTCGTGGTGATGAACCTTTTGAAGCAATGGTACGCCGTCATAAAGCCGCTGTTACAGTGAGCGGAACTTTCTTCAGCATGGATGCTCAAAAGCGCGTCATGGGGAATATGGTCGCAGGTGGGCGCATTCTCAAATACAGTCCTTGGGAGAACTATGGAACGACTTTAGGGATTCGTCGCGGCAATCGTCCTGAGATGATCACAGCCCGAACTGAAGGGAAACCCCAATGGGATCAGCACTGGTTTTCGTTGACTGCGGGTCCTCGACTGTTAAAACAAGGCAAGATTTCGATCCATCCGAAACAAGAAGGTTTTAGTGATCCAGCGGTTTCAGGTGTGGCATTGCGAGCAGCGATCGGCTTTCCCGAAAATGGAAACCGATTGTATCTAGTCACGTTTCACAAGCCAATCACGCTAGAAAAAGAAGCGGCAATTCTACGATCGATCGGTGCTTATGAAGCAATGAACTTAGATGGTGGAACTTCGGTTGCTTTAGCGGTTGGAAATCGGATTATAAAACCTGCGGGACGTGAACTTACAAATGTCATTACCGTGTATGATTCGCGGTTTCCTGCACCAGAGGAGTTAAAGCGATCGTGGGTCGAGTTTCAGGAAAGCAATCCAGTTCCACTACAGTTCAAATAG
- a CDS encoding M48 family metallopeptidase — protein MAITQEQFDQLVKKLEVFSQKSPESYRFRVALLAVLGYGYIFLILAALLIGIWLVVTLALSVRRVNSTIVQLMFLLLVPAWMIARSLWVTFPPPEGLKLDREKVPQLFNLVDELTAKLQAPQFHNILLTSDFNAAVVQVPRLGIFGWQENYLILGLPLLQGLTLDQLKAVLAHELGHLSGNHSRFAGWIYRLRKTWYQLYDRIHQSDRRSTSVLFDRFLDWYFPRFNAYSFVLGRLNEYDADRCAVELAGRQATADALTNVELKARYLEREFWSTVYEKVENQADPPDDAYSSMLVALRHLIAQEKSNQWIQEALSEQTTNADTHPCFRDRLQALGCLEPVQPAPIEVSAAEQLLGNTVKDFVAVFDQSWKETQATPWRQRYAELSEVKAKLEALEQKTELSDSELWKRAYYVMELRGTEAATPYFRDVLVRQPKHIAANYLYGGVLLKQGDAAGIECVETAIAQQYNLVVDGCKLIHDFYIEQGQTEKADEYRDRAEQHYELVQKAELERESISPQDKLKPHSLTTSELDELKQQLEAYTEIKEAYVVEKVVHYFPEDRFCVLGIVRKKGILDGKDGDRELFGRIAQEVQFPIEGFYIVILEDDDLKSRMAKVDHALILQR, from the coding sequence ATGGCAATTACACAAGAACAATTTGATCAGCTTGTCAAAAAGTTAGAAGTCTTTTCGCAAAAGTCACCTGAAAGTTATCGCTTTCGAGTTGCACTCCTTGCAGTTCTCGGTTACGGTTACATCTTTTTAATTTTAGCTGCATTACTGATTGGGATTTGGCTCGTGGTGACGTTGGCGCTGTCAGTGCGTCGGGTCAATTCTACGATCGTACAATTGATGTTCCTTCTGCTGGTTCCTGCGTGGATGATTGCGCGATCGCTGTGGGTGACATTCCCGCCGCCTGAAGGATTGAAGCTCGATCGCGAAAAAGTTCCTCAATTGTTTAATCTCGTTGATGAACTCACTGCTAAACTACAAGCCCCACAGTTCCATAACATTCTGCTAACCTCCGATTTCAATGCAGCGGTTGTTCAAGTTCCAAGATTAGGGATTTTTGGATGGCAAGAGAACTATCTGATTTTGGGGCTTCCACTATTACAAGGACTGACGCTTGATCAATTGAAAGCTGTTTTAGCACATGAACTAGGGCATCTTTCGGGGAATCACTCACGCTTTGCAGGTTGGATTTATCGACTGCGGAAAACTTGGTATCAGCTTTACGATCGCATTCATCAAAGCGATCGTAGAAGCACTTCGGTCTTGTTCGATCGCTTTCTCGATTGGTACTTTCCTCGATTCAATGCTTACTCATTCGTTTTAGGGCGATTGAATGAATATGATGCCGATCGCTGTGCGGTGGAACTTGCAGGAAGACAAGCGACCGCTGATGCACTGACGAATGTTGAACTGAAAGCACGATATCTAGAGCGGGAATTTTGGTCAACGGTTTACGAGAAAGTGGAAAATCAAGCTGATCCGCCTGATGATGCTTACTCTTCGATGCTGGTTGCATTACGCCACCTGATCGCCCAAGAAAAGAGCAATCAATGGATTCAAGAAGCATTGTCAGAACAAACAACGAATGCAGATACTCATCCTTGTTTTCGCGATCGACTTCAAGCATTAGGCTGTCTCGAACCCGTTCAACCTGCGCCAATTGAAGTGAGTGCAGCCGAACAACTATTAGGAAACACTGTGAAAGACTTTGTTGCAGTGTTTGATCAATCGTGGAAGGAAACACAAGCAACCCCTTGGAGACAGCGCTATGCTGAGTTGTCTGAGGTGAAAGCTAAGTTAGAAGCTTTGGAACAAAAAACAGAGCTTTCTGACTCCGAACTGTGGAAGCGGGCTTACTATGTGATGGAACTGCGCGGAACAGAAGCAGCAACACCTTATTTTAGAGATGTTTTAGTGCGCCAACCGAAGCATATTGCAGCGAACTATCTATATGGTGGTGTGTTGTTGAAGCAAGGAGATGCAGCGGGAATTGAATGTGTGGAAACTGCGATCGCACAACAATACAATCTAGTCGTTGATGGATGCAAGCTCATTCACGATTTCTACATCGAGCAAGGTCAAACTGAGAAAGCAGACGAATATCGCGATCGAGCAGAACAACATTACGAATTGGTGCAAAAAGCCGAGCTAGAACGAGAAAGCATTAGCCCTCAAGACAAGCTGAAGCCTCATTCTTTAACAACCTCGGAGCTAGATGAACTGAAGCAACAGTTAGAAGCATACACAGAGATCAAAGAAGCTTACGTTGTTGAGAAGGTAGTGCACTATTTTCCTGAAGATCGATTCTGTGTTTTGGGCATTGTCCGCAAGAAGGGAATACTCGATGGTAAAGATGGCGATCGCGAACTCTTTGGGCGAATTGCTCAAGAAGTTCAGTTCCCGATCGAGGGCTTTTACATTGTGATTCTCGAAGATGATGACCTGAAGAGCAGAATGGCAAAGGTCGATCACGCTCTGATTCTTCAGCGGTAA
- a CDS encoding Uma2 family endonuclease: MTTLLIQTEQIPLTVSFPALVDMSNEQFYEFCQANRDLRIERSAKGELIIMPPAFSDTGNRNMRISQQVANWADEDGTGEAFDSSSGFTLPNGATRSPDASWIRSERWNALTDEQKASFAPICPDFVIELRSSSDTLTGLQAKMQEYIENGAVLGFLIDRKNSTVHVYRPNHTPEIPEKPETVSGEPELPGFVLRMAKIW, translated from the coding sequence ATGACAACACTACTGATTCAGACCGAACAGATTCCCTTGACGGTTAGCTTTCCAGCATTGGTAGACATGAGCAATGAGCAGTTTTATGAGTTTTGCCAAGCCAATCGAGACTTACGGATTGAGCGATCGGCAAAAGGAGAATTGATTATTATGCCGCCCGCTTTTTCAGATACAGGAAATCGGAACATGAGAATCAGTCAGCAGGTCGCGAACTGGGCTGATGAAGATGGAACAGGTGAAGCATTCGACTCTAGTAGTGGGTTTACGCTGCCGAATGGAGCAACGCGATCGCCGGATGCGTCCTGGATTCGATCTGAGCGGTGGAATGCTTTAACCGATGAGCAGAAAGCGTCGTTTGCTCCCATTTGTCCTGATTTTGTCATTGAACTGCGATCGTCAAGCGATACATTGACTGGACTACAAGCCAAGATGCAGGAATACATCGAGAATGGAGCGGTTTTAGGGTTTTTAATCGATCGTAAAAACAGTACAGTTCACGTTTATCGTCCAAATCACACACCTGAAATTCCAGAAAAACCTGAAACGGTGAGTGGTGAGCCAGAGTTACCAGGATTTGTATTGCGAATGGCAAAGATTTGGTAG
- the rplC gene encoding 50S ribosomal protein L3: MAVGIVGTKLGMTQVFDEQRRAIPVTVIQAGPCPVTQVKTKETDGYSAIQIGYGECTEKALNRPELGHLKKSESPPLRHLIEYRVDNAGEYTLGQQLKADLFEAGQTVDVIGTSIGRGFAGYQKRHNFARGPMSHGSKNHREPGSTGAGTTPGRVYPGKKMAGRLGGTQTTVRKLTIVRVDVDRNVILVKGAVPGKPGALVQIVPATIVGGN; the protein is encoded by the coding sequence GTGGCTGTCGGAATTGTCGGCACGAAACTGGGCATGACTCAAGTGTTTGATGAGCAGCGGCGAGCAATCCCCGTTACCGTCATTCAAGCAGGTCCTTGCCCCGTCACCCAGGTCAAAACAAAGGAAACAGACGGGTATTCTGCAATCCAAATCGGATATGGCGAATGCACAGAGAAAGCTTTGAACAGACCGGAATTGGGTCATTTGAAGAAATCGGAATCACCGCCTTTGAGACACTTGATCGAGTATCGAGTGGACAATGCGGGAGAGTATACCCTTGGTCAGCAATTAAAGGCTGATTTGTTCGAGGCGGGTCAAACTGTCGATGTGATTGGAACGAGCATCGGGCGAGGTTTCGCAGGCTATCAAAAGCGGCATAACTTTGCGCGAGGTCCGATGTCTCACGGTTCTAAGAATCACCGTGAACCCGGTTCGACCGGAGCGGGAACGACTCCCGGACGGGTTTACCCAGGGAAGAAAATGGCGGGTCGTTTGGGTGGCACTCAGACTACTGTTCGCAAATTGACGATCGTGCGTGTGGATGTCGATCGCAATGTGATTTTAGTCAAAGGTGCTGTTCCCGGAAAGCCTGGTGCGCTGGTTCAAATCGTACCTGCTACGATCGTCGGGGGTAACTAG
- the rplD gene encoding 50S ribosomal protein L4 — protein MADFTVKTWDGTDAGTAAIELKTARPESAAGILHRAVIRQMANSRQGTVSTKTRAEVRGGGRKPWRQKGTGRARAGSNRSPLWRGGGVIFGPKPRDYSIKMNRKERRLALRTAFQGRAEDLIVVQDFADKLPRPKTKELVQALSRWGVEAGSRVLMIVAERDENVYLSARNVERLRLISANNLNVYDLLHADHIVATSAALEKIQEVYGED, from the coding sequence ATGGCAGACTTTACAGTAAAAACGTGGGACGGAACGGACGCGGGAACTGCCGCGATCGAGCTTAAAACCGCAAGACCCGAATCCGCTGCTGGGATTTTGCATCGGGCAGTGATTCGCCAGATGGCAAATTCGCGTCAAGGAACGGTTTCGACAAAAACCCGCGCAGAAGTTCGGGGGGGTGGTCGCAAGCCTTGGAGACAGAAAGGAACTGGACGCGCTCGTGCAGGTTCTAACCGTTCTCCGTTGTGGAGAGGGGGCGGTGTGATCTTTGGACCAAAACCCAGAGATTACTCGATTAAAATGAACCGCAAGGAGCGGAGATTAGCGCTCAGAACGGCATTCCAAGGACGAGCAGAAGATTTGATCGTGGTGCAGGACTTTGCAGATAAGCTGCCTCGCCCGAAAACGAAAGAGCTGGTTCAAGCGTTATCGCGTTGGGGTGTTGAAGCAGGATCGCGGGTTTTGATGATCGTGGCTGAACGGGATGAAAACGTTTATCTCTCGGCTCGAAACGTTGAGCGTTTGAGACTCATTTCAGCGAACAACCTCAATGTTTATGATTTGCTCCACGCGGATCATATTGTTGCGACTTCCGCAGCACTCGAAAAAATTCAGGAGGTGTACGGTGAAGACTGA
- a CDS encoding 50S ribosomal protein L23: MKTDPRNLADIIRRPLITEKATRLLELNQYTFEVQPKATKPDIVAAIEYLFDVKVTGISTMNLPRKKKRVGKYLGYKPQYKKAIVTLAEGNTITLFPEV; this comes from the coding sequence GTGAAGACTGATCCCCGCAATCTAGCTGATATCATTCGTCGCCCTCTGATCACAGAAAAAGCGACACGGTTGCTCGAACTGAATCAATATACATTTGAAGTTCAGCCGAAAGCCACTAAGCCCGACATCGTAGCTGCGATCGAATATCTTTTCGACGTTAAAGTAACGGGCATCAGCACGATGAATCTTCCTCGCAAGAAGAAGCGCGTCGGTAAGTATCTGGGCTATAAGCCGCAGTACAAAAAAGCGATCGTGACCTTAGCTGAAGGCAACACGATTACTCTGTTCCCCGAAGTATAA
- the rplB gene encoding 50S ribosomal protein L2: MGIRNFRPYTPGTRQRSVSDFSEVTKSEPEKSLVVYKHRNKGRNNRGVITCRHRGGGHKKLYRMIDFKRDKRNVVATVAAIEYDPNRNARIALLFYADGEKRYILQPVGLKVGTKVQAGDNAPIEVGNALPLEKIPLGTIVHNVELQAGKGGQIVRAAGAAAQVAAKEGDYVTLKLPSTEVRMVRKECYATIGQVGNTDHRNQTLGKAGRKRHLGRRPEVRGSVMNPVDHPHGGGEGRAPIGRSGPVTPWGKPTLGAKTRKKKKLSNALIVRRRRKTSKRGRGGRES; encoded by the coding sequence ATGGGAATCCGAAATTTTCGACCCTATACCCCTGGTACACGCCAAAGAAGCGTCTCTGACTTCAGCGAAGTCACCAAATCGGAACCCGAAAAGTCTTTGGTGGTGTACAAGCACCGTAACAAAGGACGGAACAATCGGGGCGTGATTACCTGCCGTCACCGGGGCGGCGGTCACAAGAAGCTGTACCGCATGATCGATTTCAAACGCGATAAGCGCAATGTCGTCGCAACCGTTGCCGCGATCGAGTACGATCCCAACCGCAACGCCCGGATTGCATTGCTGTTTTACGCGGATGGTGAAAAGCGCTATATCTTGCAGCCTGTCGGTTTGAAGGTTGGCACGAAAGTGCAAGCGGGCGACAATGCCCCGATCGAAGTTGGAAACGCTTTACCGTTGGAAAAGATTCCGCTCGGTACGATCGTTCACAACGTCGAACTACAAGCGGGTAAAGGCGGTCAGATTGTTCGTGCTGCGGGTGCTGCCGCGCAAGTTGCCGCAAAAGAAGGTGACTATGTAACTCTGAAACTGCCTTCGACTGAAGTTCGGATGGTGCGGAAAGAGTGTTACGCCACGATCGGACAAGTGGGCAACACCGATCACAGAAACCAAACGCTTGGAAAAGCGGGACGTAAACGCCATTTAGGTCGTCGTCCTGAAGTGCGTGGTAGTGTGATGAACCCTGTGGATCACCCACATGGTGGGGGTGAAGGACGTGCGCCAATTGGTCGATCGGGACCTGTCACGCCTTGGGGTAAACCGACCTTGGGCGCGAAGACTCGCAAGAAGAAGAAACTGAGTAACGCCTTGATCGTGCGTCGTCGTCGTAAGACTTCTAAGCGCGGACGTGGCGGACGCGAATCGTAA
- the rpsS gene encoding 30S ribosomal protein S19 produces the protein MARSLKKGPFIADHLMKKVENARAKGDTQVIKTWSRASTILPQMIGMTFGVHNGKVHVPVYVSEQMVGHKLGEFAPTRTYRGHGGGDKKSRR, from the coding sequence ATGGCACGTTCATTGAAAAAAGGTCCCTTTATTGCTGACCACTTGATGAAAAAAGTGGAAAACGCAAGAGCAAAAGGTGACACGCAAGTGATCAAAACTTGGTCACGCGCATCGACAATTCTGCCGCAAATGATCGGTATGACATTTGGCGTTCATAACGGGAAAGTTCATGTTCCCGTGTACGTGAGCGAACAAATGGTCGGTCATAAGCTGGGAGAATTTGCGCCAACTCGGACTTACCGAGGACATGGCGGCGGCGATAAGAAATCGCGGAGGTAG
- the rplV gene encoding 50S ribosomal protein L22, whose product MATQTPGEVKAVARYIRMSPFKVRRVLDQIRGRSYREALIILEFMPYRACEPVLKVLRSAAANAEHNEGYSRGNLVVSQAFADQGPVLKRFRPRAQGRAYQIRKPTCHITIGVAPSADS is encoded by the coding sequence ATGGCGACACAAACACCAGGAGAAGTCAAGGCGGTAGCCCGCTATATTCGGATGTCACCGTTTAAGGTGCGCCGAGTGCTGGATCAAATTCGCGGTCGTTCCTATCGGGAAGCGCTAATTATCCTCGAATTTATGCCGTATCGCGCTTGTGAGCCTGTTCTTAAAGTTCTAAGATCGGCTGCTGCTAACGCAGAACACAACGAAGGTTACAGCCGGGGCAATCTGGTCGTGAGTCAAGCATTCGCTGACCAAGGACCAGTCTTGAAGCGGTTTAGACCGAGAGCACAAGGACGGGCATATCAAATCCGCAAACCGACGTGCCACATCACGATCGGCGTTGCACCTAGCGCAGATTCATAA
- the rpsC gene encoding 30S ribosomal protein S3, with product MGQKINPNGFRLGVIKEHRSRWFADSDRYPDLLQEDHKIRHFFTKNPRNLDNLKKPGISEIRIERKADQIDLEIRTSRPGVVVGRGGAGIEVLRTNLQQALGASDRQIRINVVEVARVDADAALIGEYIAEQLERRVSFRRVVRQAIQRAQRAGIEGIKIQVSGRLNGAEIARPEASREGSVPLHTLRADIDYVCTTAQTIYGTLGIKVWVFKGEILPGQEREAEVVAPNQQPRRRQQRRQRFEDRSNEG from the coding sequence ATGGGACAGAAGATTAACCCGAATGGATTTCGGCTCGGTGTGATCAAAGAACATCGATCGCGCTGGTTTGCAGATTCCGATCGTTATCCCGACTTGCTTCAGGAAGACCACAAAATTCGGCATTTCTTCACCAAGAATCCGAGAAATCTGGACAACCTGAAGAAGCCAGGGATTTCTGAAATCCGCATCGAGCGCAAAGCCGATCAAATTGATTTAGAAATCCGTACCTCACGTCCCGGCGTTGTCGTCGGTCGCGGTGGTGCTGGAATCGAAGTGCTAAGAACCAATCTTCAGCAAGCATTGGGAGCCAGCGATCGACAAATCCGCATCAACGTCGTGGAAGTTGCTCGTGTGGATGCCGATGCTGCGTTGATTGGTGAGTACATTGCTGAACAGCTAGAGCGTCGGGTTTCGTTCCGTCGCGTCGTGCGTCAAGCGATCCAACGCGCTCAACGGGCAGGTATTGAGGGCATCAAAATCCAAGTGAGCGGTCGTCTGAACGGAGCTGAAATTGCTCGTCCAGAAGCTTCTCGCGAAGGAAGTGTCCCGCTGCACACCTTGAGAGCAGATATCGATTACGTTTGCACGACTGCCCAAACGATCTACGGAACGTTGGGCATCAAAGTTTGGGTGTTCAAGGGAGAAATCTTACCCGGACAAGAGCGTGAAGCGGAAGTCGTTGCACCGAATCAACAGCCGCGTCGTCGTCAACAGCGTCGTCAGCGTTTTGAAGATCGATCGAACGAAGGGTAG
- the rplP gene encoding 50S ribosomal protein L16: protein MLSPRRTKFRKQQRGRMKGLATRGSQLNFGDFGLQALEPTWITSRQIEASRRAMTRYIRRGGQIWIRIFPDKPVTARAAETRMGSGKGAPEYWVAVVKPGRIMFEIAGVPEETAREAMRLAQYKLPIKTKFITRQQVVEEES, encoded by the coding sequence ATGTTAAGCCCAAGAAGAACAAAATTCCGTAAGCAGCAGCGCGGTCGGATGAAAGGATTGGCGACACGCGGAAGTCAACTCAACTTCGGTGACTTCGGCTTACAAGCCCTAGAGCCAACCTGGATCACATCGCGCCAAATTGAAGCCAGCCGTCGTGCGATGACGCGCTATATCCGCCGGGGTGGACAAATCTGGATTCGGATTTTCCCCGATAAGCCCGTCACCGCTCGCGCCGCAGAAACCCGGATGGGATCTGGTAAAGGTGCGCCCGAATACTGGGTCGCAGTCGTGAAACCTGGTCGGATCATGTTTGAAATCGCTGGAGTGCCCGAAGAGACTGCAAGAGAAGCCATGCGACTCGCACAGTATAAGCTCCCGATCAAAACCAAATTCATCACCCGTCAGCAAGTCGTTGAGGAGGAATCATAA
- the rpmC gene encoding 50S ribosomal protein L29: MALPKIADARSLNDEELSEQILSTKKDLFQLRMQQGTRQLEKPHQFKHLKHRLAQLLTVERERQLKGE, from the coding sequence ATGGCACTTCCAAAAATTGCAGACGCTCGATCGCTTAACGACGAGGAACTTTCGGAACAGATTCTTTCCACTAAGAAAGACCTCTTCCAGCTCCGAATGCAGCAAGGGACTCGTCAACTCGAAAAACCCCATCAGTTCAAACACCTGAAACACCGCCTCGCGCAGTTGCTGACGGTGGAACGTGAAAGACAGTTGAAAGGTGAGTAA
- the rpsQ gene encoding 30S ribosomal protein S17 has product MAVKERTGVVVSDKMDKTVVVAVENRAAHPKYGKIVVRTKRYKAHDEENKCRQGDRVRIQETRPLSRTKRWTVLEIVSTKA; this is encoded by the coding sequence ATGGCAGTCAAAGAAAGAACGGGTGTCGTAGTTAGCGACAAAATGGATAAAACGGTGGTGGTTGCAGTGGAAAACCGCGCAGCACACCCCAAATACGGAAAAATCGTAGTTCGGACAAAGCGCTACAAAGCACATGACGAAGAAAACAAGTGCAGACAAGGCGACCGCGTCCGAATTCAAGAAACTCGACCCTTGAGCCGCACCAAACGTTGGACTGTGCTTGAGATCGTGAGCACTAAAGCCTAA
- the rplN gene encoding 50S ribosomal protein L14, translating to MIQQESYLNVADNSGARKLMCIRVLGGNRRYAGVGDVIVAVVKDAIPNMAVKKSDVVKAVIVRTRKTLRRDSGMSIRFDDNAAVIINADGNPRGTRVFGPVARELREKNFTKIVSLAPEVL from the coding sequence ATGATTCAGCAGGAAAGCTATCTCAATGTGGCAGACAACAGCGGCGCTCGGAAGCTCATGTGCATTCGTGTACTGGGTGGAAATCGTCGCTATGCCGGAGTTGGCGATGTGATTGTTGCTGTCGTGAAGGATGCAATTCCGAACATGGCAGTGAAAAAGTCGGATGTTGTGAAAGCCGTGATTGTTCGCACTCGTAAAACCTTACGACGCGACAGCGGTATGAGCATTCGATTTGATGACAATGCCGCCGTGATTATTAACGCAGACGGCAACCCCAGAGGAACCCGTGTGTTTGGTCCCGTGGCGCGTGAACTCCGCGAAAAGAACTTCACCAAGATTGTTTCTCTAGCGCCGGAGGTGCTGTAG
- the rplX gene encoding 50S ribosomal protein L24: protein MAYKQKKSLVALKMHVKAGDTVQVISGNDKGKVGEIIRAFPKLSKVIVKGVNLKTKHIKPRQEGESGRIETYEFPIHSSNVMLYSEKEKVASRICYTFTEDGRKVRKLVKTGEIID, encoded by the coding sequence ATGGCATACAAACAGAAAAAATCTCTCGTTGCACTCAAAATGCACGTTAAAGCGGGCGACACAGTTCAAGTGATTTCTGGAAACGACAAAGGAAAAGTGGGCGAAATTATTCGCGCATTTCCGAAGCTCAGCAAAGTGATTGTCAAAGGGGTCAACCTTAAGACCAAGCACATCAAGCCGAGACAAGAAGGTGAATCCGGTCGGATTGAAACTTATGAATTTCCGATTCATAGTTCCAATGTGATGCTGTACTCCGAAAAAGAAAAAGTGGCTTCTCGCATTTGCTACACTTTCACCGAAGATGGACGCAAAGTGAGAAAGCTCGTCAAAACAGGCGAAATCATCGATTAA
- the rplE gene encoding 50S ribosomal protein L5, protein MSNRLKTSYQEKVVPKLTEQFGYKNIHEVPKVVKITVNRGLGEASQNAKALEASVNELAVITGQKPVVTRAKKAIAGFKIRQGMPVGVMVTLRADRMYNFLDRLMNLALPRIRDFRGISPKSFDGRGNYTLGLREQLIFPEIEYDSIDQIRGMDISIITTASTDEEGRALLKEMGMPFRDN, encoded by the coding sequence ATGTCCAACAGACTGAAAACCTCGTACCAAGAAAAAGTCGTTCCTAAGTTAACCGAGCAGTTTGGTTACAAGAACATTCATGAAGTCCCGAAAGTCGTCAAAATCACCGTAAACCGGGGTTTAGGCGAAGCGTCTCAAAATGCGAAAGCGCTTGAAGCATCTGTCAACGAACTCGCAGTCATCACTGGTCAGAAACCCGTCGTCACTCGCGCCAAAAAAGCGATCGCCGGATTCAAAATTCGTCAAGGAATGCCAGTTGGGGTGATGGTGACGCTCAGAGCCGATCGGATGTACAACTTCCTGGATCGTTTGATGAACCTCGCACTGCCTCGGATTCGGGACTTTCGCGGCATCAGCCCGAAAAGCTTTGACGGACGCGGAAACTATACCCTCGGTCTGAGAGAGCAACTGATCTTCCCCGAAATCGAATACGACAGCATCGATCAAATCCGGGGGATGGACATCTCGATCATTACGACTGCAAGCACCGATGAAGAAGGACGTGCCCTGCTGAAAGAAATGGGCATGCCGTTCCGAGATAACTAA